From Pempheris klunzingeri isolate RE-2024b chromosome 16, fPemKlu1.hap1, whole genome shotgun sequence, a single genomic window includes:
- the LOC139215419 gene encoding CMP-N-acetylneuraminate-beta-galactosamide-alpha-2,3-sialyltransferase 1-like: MSLPKRRKIRTFALLFCVITFTTFLFSYTFRDPSLYFFKYAFRLSDNFFSKGLCSCRQCMTELEEDPWFAEHFNQSIHPLMTRENSVLSDETFKWWQWLQSERQPANFSGVVEELFQVIPDEVLYMDASPERCRTCAVVGNSGNLKGSQYGDLIDSSDFIIRMNQAPTIGFEDDVGARTTHHVMYPESAIDLDNTTNLVLIPFKTLDLQWIISALTTGTIKQTYIPVTSRIKANKDKVLIYSPAFFKYVYESWLEGHGRYPSTGFLSLLFAIHVCDEVSVFGFGADQYGNWHHYWEENHLAGAFRHTGVHDGDYEYNVTLLLADKHKIRMFKGR, encoded by the exons ATGTCTCTACCCAAGCGGAGGAAAATCAGGACTTttgctctgctgttttgtgtCATTACATTCACAACCTTCCTGTTCAGTTACACTTTCCGGGACCCCTCGCTCTACTTCTTCAAGTACGCTTTTCGACTGTCGGACAATTTTTTCTCCAAAGGGCTGTGCTCTTGTCGCCAGTGCATGACGGAGCTGGAGGAAGACCCCTGGTTTGCCGAGCACTTCAATCAGTCCATCCACCCTCTGATGACCAGGGAGAACAGCGTCCTCTCTGATGAAACCTTTAAATGGTGGCAG TGGTTGCAGTCAGAGAGGCAGCCGGCCAACTTCAGCGGAGTGGTGGAGGAGCTGTTCCAAGTCATCCCTGATGAGGTGCTCTACATGGACGCCAGCCCTGAGCGCTGCAGGACCTGCGCCGTGGTGGGGAACTCTGGGAACCTAAAGGGGTCTCAGTACGGCGACCTCATCGACTCCAGTGATTTCATCATAAG AATGAACCAGGCTCCCACCATTGGTTTTGAGGACGATGTGGGCGCCAGAACAACACATCATGTCATGTATCCAGAAAGTGCCATAGACCTGGACAACACCACCAACCTGGTGCTGATCCCTTTCAAGACTCTGGACCTGCAGTGGATCATCAGTGCTCTGACCACGGGCACCATTAAACA AACATACATACCTGTCACCTCCAGGATAAAGGCAAACAAAGATAAG GTGTTGATTTACAGTCCCGCGTTTTTCAAATACGTCTATGAGTCCTGGCTCGAGGGCCACGGACGATACCCCTCCACCGGCTTCCTCAGCTTACTGTTCGCTATCCACGTATGCGATGAG GTCAGCGTGTTTGGATTCGGTGCGGACCAGTACGGAAACTGGCACCACTACTGGGAGGAGAACCATTTGGCCGGAGCTTTCCGACACACAGGAGTCCATGACGGAGATTATGAATATAATGTCACCCTGCTGCTGGCAGACAAGCACAAAATCCGAATGTTTAAAGGCAGATGA